DNA from Brassica napus cultivar Da-Ae chromosome C4, Da-Ae, whole genome shotgun sequence:
CCTTGTCCCATTGTAGAGCTGGGTTTTTAACAATTGCAAACTTCGACTgtaatactccaaaagcccgttcgacatcttttctgacGGATTCTTGCTTTTGTGCAAATTTCTcggctttaggaccttgaggaagtgggatggattggataaatgttgaccagtTTGGATAAATTCCGCCAGTAAGATAGTAGGCCATACGACaagtgtggttgttgaccttgaacttaaCTTTAGGCGCTCGACCATGtaagatgtcatcaaaaacaggtgaccgatcaagaacattgatatcgttgagTGTACCTGGTAAGCCGAAaaatgcgtgccatatccaaagatcttgtgatgccacggcttctaagacaattgtcggctttcctgaaCCCCGTGTGAACTGACCTTTCCAAGCcgttgggcagtttttccactcccaatgcatacagtcgatgctgccTATCATTCCCGGAAACCCCCGTACTTCTCCAACATCGAGtaatcgttgaagatcctcGGCTGTAGGGCTTTGTAGATATTCATCTCCAAACAATAGTATTATTGCATCAGTGAAATTTGCCAAACATAAACGTGTTGTACtgtcaccaagtcggagatattcgtcatatgtatctcccgattgaccatatgccagcatacgtatagctgtcgtacacttttgaagtggagATAGCCCGTTCCTTCCGCAAGCAGTTCGTCTTTGCTGAAAGTATGGAACTTCATTACTTATACGTTCCacaatgcgaaggaacaatgatttgttcattcgaaaacgccTCCTAAACATTTCCGGTGGGTATGTAGGATTATCATTGAAATAATCGTTCCACAGCTGATTGTGTCTTTGTTCCCGAGCTCTTTCGATATAAGCCCGTCTTTTGGACTTGTTGTGGTGACCATGAATCACTGAGTCGATGTAATTATCAACAACTTGGTCGACCATTTCTTCTAAAGCTTCATCAACTTCAtcacttgatgaggaagacattATTTTTTGCCTTATCCTTCATTGAAAAGACAaggaattatttttaattttcataatccaatatttttttaactgaaaTTCTTTTAGTTAATCCTTTTTGTAACAtcataattttcataatttttttacttaatccatatattttcttaagttacaatttttaaaattgttataatcCCTATTTTCGTAtcaaaaattcttttttatttactccatattttttaaaattatatttttttgtacttaatccattcaatttttttcatattttaaaatttccagaataatctttttattttacactagaacatataattaatgatgaatctgtttttttacaaactttataaaaataattctctacaaattttcataaatctttaaaattgtttttgtcattttttcatAACCATTTTTCTAcattctgttttcttttcttacttGAACTTACCTTGTGACTTGAAGCTTGATCGATGGTTGGGAATTCAGCAAGTGTTGTGAGGGTTGAGATATGAAAATAGAAGTGTGGTGATGGCTCGGGTAAGACGTGAAGAGCAGAGTGGTACGATGATAATCAATAGAATCACTGAGGTGATGATAATGAAGTGAACACTTTGCTTTAAGAGCACTAGACATGATGATAATAAAGTTTAACTCAAACTGGAGTGGTGATGATAATGAAGTGAACACATCCTTTATATAGAACTGGAGTCATGAAGTTATTATCACGGGTACAAACACCCGTGATGAGTACAAAATACAAACCGTCACTTGGAAACAAATCATGTGGGTACATACACCCATATCCGATGGACCTAAACTGAGTGTACAAAGATACAAAATAGTACACTCCCGTGAATGTCAGATCCTAGTACTACAAGCATGATACATAAAAAACCAACAAGTGACCTCCACTGCAACAACTACTGAGCTCCAACACGTTAACTCaaacccgtgacctgcactctCTCACATGCAAATGAAAAGAACACAGAATCAAGTTCAAGCTTTACTTAAAAATTCAGTCAAGTTAAACACACTTACCAAATCAAAGCATTTCACCAATTAGTTTAGTCTTAAGTTCCTTCTCTTGAGAAGAAAGTGTCTCCTCATTTTTGGCAAGGAGACGATCAATAATCTTTTGTTTAGAATACATATTTTTCATAGCTAGCAAGCTCTCAACTCGATCAAAAGCAGCTTCATTCCCGTGCTTCCCGCGCTTCCCTGCTTTGCTGGCCTTCACACCCGGAGGCCTAACATCTCCATCGTCAGGTACGACCTCCGGAGCTGGTTCCTTCCTCTTCTCCTTTGCACCACCTTTGACGTGTGACCTCCATTTCTGATCAAACCTCAGCTCCCTCCAGCAATGTTCAAGTGTGAATTTGACGTTGTAGTCATTGACGAAGATGTCATGTGCTGCTTTCAtgacatcattctcattttgccCGCTCGACTGCTCCTTCAAAGCTGCTTCATGGCAACCAACGAACCTGCTCACCTCCGCATTCACccttccccacctctgcttacattgGCTCCATTCTCTAGGAACGGAGCCAATCATCTGAGGGCTTGCGTTGAAATACAGCTTTATTCTCTTCCAAAAGGCCACTACCTTCTGCTCATTAGCGACTATGGGAtccttgctcttgttcaaccaAGCGCTAATGAGCACAAGGTCTTCTTTCACACCCCACTTTCTCCTTTCCAAAGGTTTAACTAACCCGGGCGAGTTACCTAATGCCTCAGCAGAGTCAACGTCTATAGATAGACTGCTCTGCGAAGCTAAAAGGTTCACAAATCCGGGAGAGTgtgaggggaaaggttccatgtttGGTTTCTCGTTTAGGTTTGGTTTGGTGATTAAATGTTTGAGGGTTTTTAGTTGTCGATTTGCTAGGTTTTATAAAATAGGTTTTGCTTTCAATTAACTACAGCAGAAGATGGAGTAAACGAAGTCTACCTAACACAACTTGTTCTCATATAGCAGTGAATACACATCAAATCACTAGAAGATATTAACTACGCTAAGTACCATTTAACACAGCAACCAACAACCAAaatttattatagatttttataagttGTAGTTAGAGTTCTAGGTTCTAGTTCTATTTATTGTTTAGTTCCACAAAAGCTAAACATTTTCGATATAAATGTATAACAATCAACAATTGCTAACAGTCATTATGGAACTACATCTAAAGTTTGGTTGACTCTTACCTTCTGTTTTCAGTCGAAGCAGACCTTCTCCACCGTTGCAACCTGCACGGTGAGCAAATCTACGTGCTCACAGAGGAGTTGAACCTGCTCCTGgacatgtaaaaaaaaaaaaaaattattagtcaAGCAAGAAACAAACGAGTAAATaacagaaattttttttataaacaaaccTCCAGTCTATCGAGCTGTCTACCGAGATTCGACGCCCCCAACATCACTTCTTCAGCCTCCGCCACCCGCTTAGTCAACCTTTCAATCTCCTCCTGCACACCTATAACCCGTCAGCCTTGGTTACAACAAAATCAAATCATCACACAGTATTCAAATGATAAACCCATAAGTAAACTGTGTAACGGAACACTTACTTCGTAGTTCTTGCAGGTGAAGAACCGTTTCCCCGGAAGAGTGTCGTAGTCGTCCTTCCGGCGAACCTCATCGATGATTCTCCCACCACATGGACACCTTCTAGGAATCCCGTACTCTGAATCGCTCACGTATGATTGCATGTTTATGTGGTCCTTCTGGCTCTTTGAATTCCTTCTCTCCTCCACCGGATCCATCTGCGAATAATACAAGTATTAGATGAtaataaaggaaaaaaatgagTTACGGAACCATCAATCAAACTCCCAAAATGATTTAAATCCCTAAATCAAAAAGCCTCAAATCgatttaaaaccctaaaacaaaaATCCCCAAATCGGTTAGAACCGTAAAAGATAAAACccctaaatcaatttaaaaccGTAAAACTAAAAGCCCCAAATCGATTTGAAACCCTCAAAcaaaaaatccccaaatcgatttaaaaCCGTAACACAAAAAGATGGAGAGGAGGTGGAGAATTCTACCGTCGATCAACTCAAATACTCACCTAAGAGGTGGAGAAGAGAAACCGGAGTGGATTTGCTGGAGAATACCGCCGGAGATGGAGGTCGCACAGAGAATCGCCTCAGAGAAGTAAAAACCCTAGCTTTTACGGAGATGAGAGAAATGAATCAATAGACGCCGAGACCCTTCTTTCTCTCTCGCCAACGCGGAAAGGAGAAGCCACTGAGAGGAGGACGCGTGGCTTGAACCCGCCCTTTACGAGTTCAACCGTAAGGCCCGGTTCGGCGAAACAAACCcattttttattacattttaatcAATTGGGTCTATGTACTCGAACCCGTGAACCTCGCATGATACCTCAATAGGCATGctctaaataattaacatgtATAGAAAGTTAGAAGAGGTGTATGAGAGGATAGAAAGTTCAAAGCAGAGGATGATGATTGAGTTGGAGTAACAGAGGATGTAACCTACAAAGGAGCTTGAGTTGCAACTAATGAACATGTCGGTGGATATTCAGATGGAGCTTGAAATATCCAAGCTTGGCAAAAGTAGAGCTGCTGCTTCAGGTAAAGAGGTCTAAAATTTAATGGTCTCTGTTAAGCAATTATTTAAGTCTCCTCTTTTTCCATTATGCTTCTCAGCCAGAGAAAGATGAAGTTGATCATCTGAAAGCCTACAAATAATATGAGTAACATAAACATCACGTTAAAAAGGAACAATTAGTCAcagatcaatttttttttaaaacaaaacggAGTTAAAATCTTTGTGTTAACTCTAATGCTTCCGGGATTTTTGGATAGGTAGAGGCGTGATACATCTAAAGAGTTAGTGGTTTGCAGCTCCCCTAGTAAAGTTACAACATACgttatttcaaatacaaaaatctattgagaaaaacttacaaaaaaaaacctgtAAAGAAATTGATTTTTGTAAACCTCATTTCCTTCGTCAATAAAAGGTTCTAGACATGAACTTGAACTCGTCAATTGGATTTGAAATAGTCATCTTAGACATGTTTAGTTTTTGGTAGCGTGCAATGATATGGTTTCATGAAAGatagatgatatatatatatatatatatatagctggCTTGTTATAGGTAGGTTAAATAGGAAATACtaacaaaatatattgttaGTTGTGATATATGCGCAAATTCAAAGCGAATATAcgattttaaattagtttaaatacattttcttttaaattaaatCACAGTAAAACCAGAATATTCGTTATTGAAGATAAGGAATACGTGTTTTCGAAGTTTTGATAAGAGAATATGGAGATTGTGTTAgttaattgatattttttttgttacagtgATTGCGTTGAAATAGGAAACAAAACTTTGGTTTGGAAAGCACATTATTATTAGTATCCGATAATCTCTTTAGATTTAGATTGTTTGTGTTAGTTGCTTGATATTGTTATATTTATGACGATTGTGTGGAAGTAGTAATGTTGGAAGATATTGAGTTTAGGAAAATAGTACATTATTAGTTATGATTTTGTACACCGAAAAATCTAATAATActaacaataataatattttttgatgcTCACTATTATAACCcagtattttaaatatataattacattttaTACATGTTTGATCTAATCATAGAATTAATCAAACCATAAAACCgagtaaacaaaataaaagatgaaatttaaaaattagatgaCAAAAAGTTACTTGATAGCAAAACAATGATCGCAAGACAATGTCTATTACATTATTTATAAACATGATATATATTGGATAGAATTATGGGGTTAAGTATTTGTACTATAGGTTTTTTAATGTAGTCAAATTAAACCGAGGCATGCTGTGGAGAATTACGTATTTTTGGTTCATTCGGTTTAGTTTCCAATTAAATGGGAGAAGGGGACGTAACTTATTGGTTGTCTAGGAAATTTGAAAAACGACAGTTTCTTAAGGTTCATTCAGTTTAGTTCCAATTAAATCAGTAAAGGGGACATCAGTTTAAGTTTGGTTGTTAAGGAAATATTCAAAGCGACAGCCTAAGTCAACGGCATAAGATTGTAATCCTCGACGAAAACTCAGGGTTATTTCCAATGTAtaattcagttttaatagattagatgtaatGGTTTTAGTGAATCCAATAATGTATGTAGCCGTTTCAAAACGTTAAACATCCGAATCAATTACTAGAAACACtaggaacaaataaaaaaaaatgaaataaaaaaaaatgaagatgaataaaattaaaagaataagTGGGAATGATTGTTCCTCTTCAAAAATAATGACGAATAATTTTGCGTTGTTATTCTATGAACGGTGTATTTTTATGGGAATCATAAAGAATTGAATGTTCCTTCTCATCCTCTTGGTCACCAATCACATACTTAGTTTAGGcaataaaatattctattttgaaAATACTATGGATGTCTTGGTCAGTTTTCTTAGATATATACATACGTAGGAAAGAAAATAAGTGAAAGAATCTGAATACATATTTCAATATTATTGTCACAGACTCATTGGTCAACCGACATGAATTAGTTTGGTCGGTAGACAAATTAAAAATGGAATTATGATACatggaaaactaaaatttgcCTAAAAGCCATGCGTCTAGAACCGTctgcataaatattttaattatcttCTCATTAATTACTAACTACCAAAATCTATTGGTAGCAAATCAAACATACCCCACATAAAGATTTCGAAAGAAATCaaacaaatatatcaaaataagaagtaaataaaatatatgcaaAAGAGAGAATTAAAGGTCCCGCTTTCTTGCTTATTCTCTTAGATGTGGTCATATCAAATCTCTATATATTGACATTTCCAAACTCTCTTCCAATCCATAATCTCATCAAATAATCGCACTTAGGGGAAGTTTACAAAATTCATCATCTCCGCTACTATATAAGTACGTTCTTCTTCCTTCACCTAATCCAACTTAACCTAAAAACCCACTCCCTTCAGCGAAAATGGCTCCACCGAGCGTAATTAAATCCGATGCTGCAGTCAACGGCATTGACCACTCAGGAAAGCCTCTTTTCCGGCTAGAGGGTTCCGATCTCCTAGCCAATGGTCACGTTGTCTTAACCGATGTACCGGTTAACGTGACTGTCACTTCTTCACCTTACCTAGCCGACAAAGACGGAGAACCAATGGACGCCTCTGCCGGTTCGTTCATCGGGTTTAACCTCGACGGTGAGCCACAAAGCCGCCACGTGGCATCCATCGGCAAACTCAGGGATATTCGGTTCATGAGCATATTCCGTTTCAAGGTCTGGTGGACTACTCACTGGGTCGGTTCCAAAGGATCCGACATCGAGAACGAGACCCAGATCATCATCCTCGAGAACTCCGGATCCGGACGTCCTTATGTTCTCCTTCTGCCGCTTCTCGAAGGCTCTTTCCGTTCGTCCTTTCAACCTGGAGAAGACGATGACGTGGCGGTCTGTGTCGAATCCGGGTCGACCCAAGTGACCGGGTCGGAGTTTCGTCAGGTTGTGTATGTTCACGCCGGAGATGATCCGTTCAAGCTCGTGAAAGACGCGATGAAAGTGGTCAGGGTTCATCTGAACACCTTCAAGCTTTTGGAAGAGAAAACGCCGCCGGGGATCGTCGATAAGTTCGGGTGGTGCACGTGGGATGCGTTTTACTTGACGGTGAACCCTGAAGGTGTTCATAAGGGTGTTAAGTGTCTCGTCGACGGTGGTTGTCCGCcgggtttggttctgatcgaCGACGGTTGGCAATCAATTGCACATGATTCCGATGATATCGATGTTGAAGGGATGAGCTGTACCGTCGCCGGGGAGCAAATGCCTTGCAGGTTGGTTTATTCCGGTTTACTCTtcaaattgtgtttgtttttgtgaATTTTAGTTATTCTTGTCTTGTTTCTAACGGCTTAGCTTTGTTTTTTAATCTGATCTGagtatagttttaaaattttaatccgATCTGAGTGtagtcttgtcttcttcctgCTGGTTAGCTTGGTTAATCCGGTTTACTCTTCGCTTGTTCAATTGTTATTGcgaatattagttatttttgtCTTGTTCTAACGGTTTAGTTTGATTAAAATTCTCAAGACCCTTAACTTGTTTTTTAGTTCCTTACACGGTTTGGTATTATTTGGTTTTCACTttgatagtttattttttatttttttgcatttttgcaCGGTTTAGTGTGGTTTATTAACAGAAGAATgttgaaatttgattttttaagcATAAACACTCATGAGACTAGTGTGGTTTAGTTTACTCAGATTATATTTTCGatttgatttgtgatttgaaatCTTAACACCCGTTTAATCTGGTTTAACAGGCTTCTGAAATTTCAAGAGAATTTCAAGTTCAGAGACTACGTCTCTCCCAAAGATCCCAACGAAGTCGGAATGAAAGCTTTCGTCAGAGATCTGAAAGATGAATTCTCCACCGTTGATTACATCTACGTCTGGCACGCGCTTTGCGGTTACTGGGGAGGTCTCCGTCCCGGAGCTCCTACTCTTCCGCCGTCAACTATTGTCCGACCGGAGCTCTCGCCGGGGCTTAAGTTGACGATGCAAGATCTTGCCGTTGATAAGATCGTCGATACCGGAATCGGATTCGTCTCGCCGGACATGGCGAACGAGTTTTACGAAGGTCTGCACTCTCGTCTTCAAAACGTCGGCATTGACGGCGTTAAAGTTGACGTTATCCACGTAAGTTTTTTGAGATTTTGGGGCTTACCGTTTTCATTACATGTCATCGACACCAGATGAGAGAAACTTAACACGTGACATATCTTTAAACACGTGGCAGATACTGGAGATGTTGTGCGAGAAATATGGCGGGAGAGTTGACTTGGCTAAAGCTTACTTCAAGGCGTTGACGTCGTCAGTGAATAAGCATTTTGACGGTAACGGCGTTATCGCCAGCATGGAGCACTGTAATGACTTCATGTTCCTTGGAACCGAAGCCATCTCTCTAGGTCGTGTCGGTAAGTTTCTACCTCAAACTGTAATGGATTCATGTTCCTTGTCATCTACTACTTTAATATTTATCTAATCTAAGACTATTATTGCTACAATATGTTGGACCATTTTTATAATTCTTATAGATTTGagctatattaaatttttatttttaaacataaataaatgatCCTTTTTGGATTTGAAATTGGTATTAGGTGATGACTTTTGGTGCACGGATCCATCGGGCGACATTAACGGCACATATTGGCTGCAAGGATGTCACATGGTCCACTGTGCATACAACAGTCTTTGGATGGGAAATTTCATCCAGCCTGATTGGGACATGTTTCAGTCCACACATCCTTGTGCTGAGTTCCATGCTGCTTCTCGGGCCATCTCCGGTGGGCCCATTTACATCAGCGATTGTGTGGGCCAGCACGATTTCGATCTCTTGAGGAGACTCGTTTTGCCTGACGGTTCGATTTTGAGGTGTGAGTACTATGCTCTCCCAACTCGTGACCGTCTCTTTGAAGACCCTCTTCATGATGGAAAAACCATGCTCAAGATTTGGAACTTGAACAAGGTACTAATGGTTTCTTTTCATTGTCTCGTTAGTGTGCTCTTATAACCTCTCTACTTTAACTAATTTTGATTGGCGGGATTAGAGCACTCTTAAACTTGATTGAATCTGAATACTTGAAAGGGCTTCTGGTTCTACTTGTGGCTGATTGAGACCTTAAGCCTTAGCTCTTTCTTTAGGATTTATGATcgtaaaatgtgtttttattaaatatgaaattctAATGGTGCTTTACTGCTTCTGAGTGATCTTATTCGTTCTTATTAATTTTCTGTTTGATTGATTACAATCTTTTGTTCTGTCTTTTCTTAGTACACTGGAATCATCGGAGCATTCAACTGTCAAGGAGGAGGATGGTGCAGAGAAACTCGACGCAACCAATGCTTCTCCCAATGCGTTAACACGTTAACCGCCACAACAAATCCTAATGACGTTGAGTGGAACAGTGGGAGCAACCCGATCTCCATTGAAAACGTTGAAGAGTTTGCTTTGTTCTTGTCTCAATCCAAGAAGCTTGTGCTGTCCGGGCCAAACGATGATCTCGAGATCACTTTGGAGCCTTTCAAGTTCGAGCTCATCACTGTCTCACCAGTTGTCACCATTGAGGGCAATTCGGTTCAGTTTGCTCCAATCGGATTGGTTAACATGCTTAACACTAGCGGTGCAGTTCGATCCTTGGTTTATCATGAGGAATCCGTTGAGATCGGTGTTCGTGGTGCTGGAGAATTCAGGGTTTATGCATCGAAGAAACCTGTGGCCTGCAAGATTGATGGTGAAGCTGTTGAGTTTGGGTACGAAGAGTCAATGGTGATGGTTCAAGTGCCTTGGTCTGCACCAGAGGGTTTGTCTTCTATTAAGTATTTGTTTTAGAGTTATAGAAGGTGCTTATTTGTATCCTTCTGAACTCCTTAATTATGAGCTCCGTGCCGTTTGTTTTTCTATATGGTTTCTGAGAGTGAACAACTAAAATTTACCCATTAGGGTATAAGTTATTGGCTTttaattgtttcttttgttttgttttcagtgGTGTAGTTTGTACTGTcactattatttttcatatttatttgtgAAAGATAATATTTGATGTTTCAGTTAAGTTTAGCTTCCTTTTCAGTGTCATAGTTTTATATCGAGCTGGTTGGCTGAATACATCTAAGTTTTCAATTTAAGTTTCTAGAAggaatgaaataaataatttgggAAATAGTGATACTATTATTAACCCCGTGCATACACAcggttttatttttgttaacaaatAAAACCTAAGTTCAGTTATACATAGATAACTAAAATTACATGTATAAAATAACTAACTCTGGCTT
Protein-coding regions in this window:
- the LOC111211738 gene encoding uncharacterized protein LOC111211738 translates to MSSSSSDEVDEALEEMVDQVVDNYIDSVIHGHHNKSKRRAYIERAREQRHNQLWNDYFNDNPTYPPEMFRRRFRMNKSLFLRIVERISNEVPYFQQRRTACGRNGLSPLQKYEYLQSPTAEDLQRLLDVGEVRGFPGMIGSIDCMHWEWKNCPTAWKGPKAEKFAQKQESVRKDVERAFGVLQSKFAIVKNPALQWDKEKIGKIMRTCVILHNMIVENERHGYAQINTSEFESGESNRTSKVTSRESIQAGDMLGMRREVRDQEKHSRLKADLMENIWQKFGDEDE
- the LOC106354954 gene encoding glutathione S-transferase T3-like, whose translation is MEPFPSHSPGFVNLLASQSSLSIDVDSAEALGNSPGLVKPLERRKWGVKEDLVLISAWLNKSKDPIVANEQKVVAFWKRIKLYFNASPQMIGSVPREWSQCKQRWGRVNAEVSRFVGCHEAALKEQSSGQNENDVMKAAHDIFVNDYNVKFTLEHCWRELRFDQKWRSHVKGGAKEKRKEPAPEVVPDDGDVRPPGVKASKAGKRGKHGNEAAFDRVESLLAMKNMYSKQKIIDRLLAKNEETLSSQEKELKTKLIGEML
- the LOC106434993 gene encoding probable galactinol--sucrose galactosyltransferase 5: MAPPSVIKSDAAVNGIDHSGKPLFRLEGSDLLANGHVVLTDVPVNVTVTSSPYLADKDGEPMDASAGSFIGFNLDGEPQSRHVASIGKLRDIRFMSIFRFKVWWTTHWVGSKGSDIENETQIIILENSGSGRPYVLLLPLLEGSFRSSFQPGEDDDVAVCVESGSTQVTGSEFRQVVYVHAGDDPFKLVKDAMKVVRVHLNTFKLLEEKTPPGIVDKFGWCTWDAFYLTVNPEGVHKGVKCLVDGGCPPGLVLIDDGWQSIAHDSDDIDVEGMSCTVAGEQMPCRLLKFQENFKFRDYVSPKDPNEVGMKAFVRDLKDEFSTVDYIYVWHALCGYWGGLRPGAPTLPPSTIVRPELSPGLKLTMQDLAVDKIVDTGIGFVSPDMANEFYEGLHSRLQNVGIDGVKVDVIHILEMLCEKYGGRVDLAKAYFKALTSSVNKHFDGNGVIASMEHCNDFMFLGTEAISLGRVGDDFWCTDPSGDINGTYWLQGCHMVHCAYNSLWMGNFIQPDWDMFQSTHPCAEFHAASRAISGGPIYISDCVGQHDFDLLRRLVLPDGSILRCEYYALPTRDRLFEDPLHDGKTMLKIWNLNKYTGIIGAFNCQGGGWCRETRRNQCFSQCVNTLTATTNPNDVEWNSGSNPISIENVEEFALFLSQSKKLVLSGPNDDLEITLEPFKFELITVSPVVTIEGNSVQFAPIGLVNMLNTSGAVRSLVYHEESVEIGVRGAGEFRVYASKKPVACKIDGEAVEFGYEESMVMVQVPWSAPEGLSSIKYLF